The Helianthus annuus cultivar XRQ/B chromosome 16, HanXRQr2.0-SUNRISE, whole genome shotgun sequence genome includes a window with the following:
- the LOC110916984 gene encoding uncharacterized protein LOC110916984 — protein sequence MGWWRRTVSERERERESRKRERETQKERETADGGDARRRPGENSDGGGAPVSLSSVQFQVRVLTLRFEFRRTQVPVGSVGSLAVSRFTRIQPVHFGSVQAWRGQVQISCLILLPIVQFSCLDSTRLFWYFSSVPAVRVSGLGCLAPTPARVSQHSRLRSRLGFGFRHGTGQIQCASQRRVLVQTSTRDSRQRLTHQVTSVFRPPISSTRHTWIIGRLSNFVDSQDVEESS from the exons atgggC TGGTGGCGGCGCACggtgagtgagagagagagagagagagagagccgcaagagagagagagagacgcagAAAGAGAGAGAGACGGCGGACGGCGGCGATGCACGGCGACGACCCGGGGAGAACAGCGACGGCGGCGGCGCTCCGGTCAGTTTGTCCTCAGTTCAGTTCCAGGTGCGAGTTTTGACTCTTCGGTTCGAGTTTCGTCGGACTCAGGTTCCTGTCGGGTCAGTCGGTTCACTTGCAGTCAGCCGGTTCACTCGCATTCAGCCGGTTCATTTCGGATCAGTTCAAGCTTGGCGAGGTCAGGttcaaatttcttgtttgatTTTGTTGCCGATCGTTCAGTTTTCGTGTCTCGATTCAACCCGCTTGTTTTGGTATTTCAGCTCGGTTCCGGCAGTCCGGGTCTCGGGTTTGGGTTGTTTGGCTCCGACTCCAGCTCGGGTCTCGCAACACAGTCGGCTCAGGTCACGACTCGGGTTTGGGTTCCGTCACGGTACGGGTCAGATTCAGTGTGCGAGTCAACGTCGAGTTTTGGTTCAAACTTCGACCCGGGATTCACGTCAGAGATTAACTCATCA GGTGACTTCGGTGTTCCGTCCTCCAATCTCATCAACTCGTcatacttggataatcggaagacttagcaatttt gttgacagTCAAGATGTTGaagaatcaagttag